In the Anaerolineales bacterium genome, GTAGGCAAGGTGCGCCAGCAGGAAAAGCCCCAACCCGGCGGTGAATGCCTTCTTGTTCTCCGGAAACATCAGCGCGACATCGCCGCCGAAGGAAAGCAGCAGCCCGAGGAGAACGCCGGCTGTGTACACCGGATTGCGCGCAGATTCCGCAAAAGAAAGCACCACCGCCCCAATGACGATCAGCGTGGAAGCCGGCTTCAGCACGTAGATCTGCCGCCGGATTCCAAGAATTTCCGCGCGGATCAGGAAGAAAACAACAACGGCCAGGAACGGGAGAAGGCAGAACGCCGGCTTCATGGGTTTTCTCCTAAGATGAACGAACGCCGATTCCGCGGCCCTTCACGGGCAGTCCGGCAGCCTGCGCATCCGCCCGCCAGCCGGTCCAAGATCTCCAACTGCCAATTTCCTTCGTGAAGGGCAAGAGAGGCCCGCGAAAAAACTCTGCGGAGGAAAAAGGGAGCGCCCCGGCCGAAAGGTTGGCCGGCCGTGTTGCTAGAGCAGGGAAGTGCTGAAGTACCGCTCCGCCCGGTCCGGCAGAACGGTGGCGACGTTGCCCGGGACGCGGGCGGCCAACTGCCGCGCGGCCCAGACGTTGGCCCCCGAGCTGATCCCCACCAGCAGGCCGTTCTCCCTGCCCAGCCGCCGGGTGGCGGAAATGGCGTCGTCGTCGGAAACCTCCACCACCTCATCGACCAAAGCCAGATCGAGGATTGCCGGCACAAAACCGTCGCCGATCCCTTGGATCTGGTGCAGGCCCGGCTCGTGCCCGAGGATCGCGGAGACGTTCTGGGGCTCGACCGCTACCACCTTGATTTTCGGATTTTGCTCTTTCAGGTATTTTCCCACGCCTTGCAGCGTACCGCCGCTTCCCACCCCGGCCACGAAACAGGCCAGATCGCCCGCGGTTTGCCGCCAGAGTTCGCGCGCCGTGGCCTCGTAATGGACGCGCGGGTTGTCGGGATTTTCGAACTGCTGGGGCACAAAAACCTTCGGGTCCTCGGCCGCCATTCGGCGCACGCATTCCACCGCCCCGCGGATTCCTTCGCGCGGGGGCGTGAGGACCAATTCGGCTCCCAGGGCGCGGATCAGCTTCTTGCGCTCCTCGCTCATGTCTTCCGGCATCACAATCCGCACCCGGTAGCCCTTCACTTGGCCGATCAACGCGATCCCGATTCCGGTGTTGCCCGACGTCGGTTCGACGATGATGGAACCGGCTTGCAGGCGTCCGGCGCGCTCCGCGCCCTCGATCATCGCCAGCGCCACGCGGTCCTTGATGCTTCCCCCTGGATTGAGGAATTCGGCCTTGGCGAAGATCTTTTCGCCGCTTAGACGGACCAGCGGCGTATTGCCGATCAGGTCCAGGACGGAATGGGTCTCCATCAATCCTCCGGATCGGATCCCTTGCCGTTATGAAAAACGCCGGTGATCCGGCGGACACATTATAGCGCATGGCCGGATTCCGCCCGGAGATTTTCTCCGCTCTGGGCGCTCCTCGGGGTTGGCCGGTCCTCCGTCCTCCCCGATTCGAACGGACCGGCGATCCCGAATGCCGCCGGTCCTTCCGCGACCCGATCAATCGCCAGGATTGTTTTTTTTCAGGGGAGACCCCATCTTTCCGCCAACTCAGAGGTACGACGGCCGGGGATGGCCGACCGATCCCTTGCCGGCGGCGGCCCCCACAACCCCGTTTGACGGGATTTGGCATCCGTTCCCGCCTGGCGGAGTAGAGGTTTATTGGACGGCGTTACGATTGAGCCACTCCGCCGCCGGCGCGCTTTCTGAAAACACGCGGATATTTAGGTTGTAAATGCGGGCGACGTGCTCCAAAAACCAATCCTTCCGGCTGGTCCGGTGGACATCGACCACCGCCACCCGGTCCACCCCTTTATCTCGCAGGTTCAGCAATATTTCCTTTACCAGAAAAAAGATGTCCAAAAAACCAAAATGCCCCGACAATTCCCTGACGTCGAGCAATATTATTGAAAGATCCTTCTCGAGCGCAGAATTGAATAAATCCATCGTCATGCGGATGACGTTTTCCCTGGAACGTTCCCCCTTCGCGGTTGCACAAAGGCAGCCGTTCCTCTTTTCCATCTGAAGATCGAGATTGCCCCGGCCCATCCGCCG is a window encoding:
- the cysK gene encoding cysteine synthase A, whose protein sequence is METHSVLDLIGNTPLVRLSGEKIFAKAEFLNPGGSIKDRVALAMIEGAERAGRLQAGSIIVEPTSGNTGIGIALIGQVKGYRVRIVMPEDMSEERKKLIRALGAELVLTPPREGIRGAVECVRRMAAEDPKVFVPQQFENPDNPRVHYEATARELWRQTAGDLACFVAGVGSGGTLQGVGKYLKEQNPKIKVVAVEPQNVSAILGHEPGLHQIQGIGDGFVPAILDLALVDEVVEVSDDDAISATRRLGRENGLLVGISSGANVWAARQLAARVPGNVATVLPDRAERYFSTSLL